One Chrysemys picta bellii isolate R12L10 unplaced genomic scaffold, ASM1138683v2 scaf219, whole genome shotgun sequence genomic window carries:
- the LOC135978351 gene encoding fibrinogen-like protein 1-like protein: MMALLCVAPVQGNGALAHKKVERGFPKDCSNIPRDSPSGVHVIQPAGSPPRVVWCDMDTEGKGWTVVQRNSYNTEITWKESWSTYKYGFGNVQQDYWLGNEYLSLLTRQNIYKVRFVVEDKSNNTRYAEYDIFSVEDEPSGYPLRLGRYSGDGEDYLTTYHSGLGAIHDNMKFSTTDKDQDQSSGNCASSYGGWWYDKCQNVLLNGKGYIYWAGFCKSGECRSSLILVKPTDVCWVRQEEPILLGRRRR; the protein is encoded by the exons atgatggcgctcctttgcgtagcccccgtgcagggcaacggggccctggcccacaagaaggtcgagaggg ggttccccaaagactgcagcaacatccccagggacagccccagcggggtccatgtcatccagccggcaggctctccccctcgagtggtgtggtgtgacatggacaccgaaggcaaaggctggaccgttgtgcagagaaattcttacaacacagagatcacctggaaggagtcctggagcacctacaagtacggctttgggaacgtgcagcaggattactggctgggcaacgagtacctgtccctgctcacgcggcagaacatctacaaggtccgctttgtggtggaggacaaatccaacaacacccgctacgcagagtacgacatcttcagtgtcgaggatgagcccagTGGGTACCCGCTGAgactgggcaggtactctggggacggcgaggactatctcaccacctaccactccggcctgggggccatacacgacaacatgaagttcagcacgactgacaaggatcaggaccagtccagtgggaattgcgcaagtagctatggaggctggtggtacgacaagtgtcagaacgtcctgctcaatgggaaaggctacatctactgggcagggttctgtaagagtggggagtgcaggtcttccctcatcctggttaagccaacagacgtgtgctgggtccggcaggaggagcccatcctccttgggagacggcgccgctga